One segment of Methylocella silvestris BL2 DNA contains the following:
- a CDS encoding TetR/AcrR family transcriptional regulator: MSRYEKGHKADTHRRVVEIAAQRFRAEGVDGVGVASLMADAGLTHGGFYAHFASKEALVKEALILALSSSSAYAKGVTADPASPLDLRAYVDFYLSPAHRDKPATSCAMAALAPEVTRRPKATRAAFGKELQRLIARISTGLPEKLSPEHRLGLAYGIFAQLMGSLQLARVIADKALSDQVLALGRNNALAFAGLAQQPAGEKAAAVSKKR, translated from the coding sequence ATGTCAAGATATGAGAAGGGCCATAAGGCTGATACGCATCGCCGCGTCGTCGAGATCGCCGCTCAACGGTTTCGGGCGGAAGGAGTTGACGGCGTCGGCGTCGCCTCGCTCATGGCCGACGCAGGGCTGACCCATGGCGGGTTCTACGCCCATTTCGCCTCGAAGGAAGCCTTGGTCAAGGAAGCGCTGATTCTCGCGCTCAGCTCCTCCTCCGCCTATGCGAAGGGCGTGACCGCCGACCCCGCGTCGCCTCTCGATTTGCGCGCCTATGTCGATTTTTATCTATCTCCAGCGCATCGCGATAAGCCCGCGACCAGCTGCGCCATGGCGGCCCTCGCGCCCGAGGTGACGCGCCGTCCAAAAGCCACCCGCGCCGCATTCGGCAAGGAGCTGCAACGCCTCATCGCCCGGATTTCGACAGGCCTGCCGGAAAAATTATCTCCCGAGCATCGTCTCGGTTTGGCCTATGGGATCTTCGCCCAATTGATGGGAAGCCTGCAGCTCGCCCGTGTGATCGCCGATAAGGCGCTCTCCGATCAGGTGCTTGCGCTCGGCCGCAACAACGCGCTCGCTTTCGCCGGCCTCGCACAACAGCCCGCAGGAGAAAAGGCGGCGGCAGTTTCAAAAAAGCGCTGA
- a CDS encoding aminotransferase class IV codes for MMYWLDGALYPDARAPFDLGDRGLTLGDGVFDTALVLNGRAFLAEAHLARLMNALRELGIDADEGSIRQCIGALAAGGERHVLRVTVTRGAGLRGLVPTGVQKPAIFGALSPFTPAFFGPPLAIDVAEIRRNETSPTSRLKTLSYLDAILAMRRAAARGCNEALFLNGAGRVACASIGNLFALYGDELATPPLADGALPGIIRGFLLEQGPALGLHCRERALTLEEFCAADAAFMTNSLRLIAPVERIGAVAIGAKGAKIVEALQDLLRRAIAAECGVEIR; via the coding sequence ATGATGTACTGGCTTGACGGCGCCCTCTACCCGGACGCCCGCGCGCCGTTCGATCTTGGCGACCGGGGGCTGACGCTCGGCGACGGCGTGTTCGATACCGCGCTCGTGTTGAACGGCCGCGCGTTCCTCGCAGAGGCGCATCTTGCGCGTCTCATGAACGCGTTGCGCGAACTTGGGATCGACGCCGACGAAGGCTCCATCCGCCAATGTATCGGCGCGCTCGCGGCCGGCGGGGAGCGGCATGTGCTGCGCGTCACCGTCACGCGCGGCGCGGGGCTGCGCGGCCTTGTTCCCACCGGCGTTCAGAAGCCGGCGATCTTTGGCGCCCTTTCGCCCTTCACGCCGGCCTTCTTCGGGCCGCCGCTTGCGATCGACGTCGCGGAAATCCGGCGCAATGAAACCTCGCCGACCTCGCGCCTGAAAACGCTTTCCTATCTCGACGCCATCCTCGCCATGCGGAGGGCAGCCGCGCGCGGCTGCAATGAGGCGCTGTTTCTCAACGGCGCGGGACGCGTCGCCTGCGCCTCGATCGGCAATCTGTTTGCGCTCTATGGCGACGAACTCGCGACCCCGCCGCTTGCAGACGGCGCGCTGCCCGGAATCATCCGGGGGTTTCTGCTGGAGCAGGGGCCGGCGCTCGGCCTCCACTGCCGGGAACGCGCGCTGACCCTTGAGGAATTCTGCGCCGCCGATGCCGCCTTCATGACCAACAGTCTCCGGCTGATCGCCCCCGTCGAGCGGATCGGCGCCGTTGCAATCGGCGCGAAAGGCGCCAAGATCGTCGAAGCGCTGCAAGATCTCCTGCGGCGCGCCATCGCCGCCGAATGCGGGGTTGAAATCCGATGA